The Magnetospirillum sp. genome includes a region encoding these proteins:
- the pheS gene encoding phenylalanine--tRNA ligase subunit alpha has translation MTDTAALESEFAARIEAAADLEALEALRIDILGKKGRITELMKTLGTLAPDLRKAQGAAYNVLKDAVETKLGQRRQALGDAALAARLAAETIDVTLPARPVPEGRIHPISQTIDELVSIFGEMGFAVAEGPDIESDDYNFTRLNIPPEHPARQSHDTFYLVGKDGAQYGNVLRTHTSPVQVRTMLGQKPPIRIVAPGRTYRSDSDATHSPNFHQIEGLVIDKTSNMSHLKGCLVEFVRAFFEIPDLRYRFRPSYFPFTEPSAEMDIACTRGNGELKLGVGDDWLEILGCGMVNPKVLAMCGIDPAEYQGFAFGMGIERVAMLKYGIPDLRTFYEADLRWLKHYGFLAVDVPTLSGGLAR, from the coding sequence ATGACGGACACCGCCGCACTTGAAAGCGAATTCGCCGCCCGCATCGAAGCTGCCGCCGATCTCGAAGCGCTCGAAGCCTTGCGCATCGACATTCTGGGCAAGAAGGGCCGCATCACCGAGCTCATGAAAACGCTCGGCACGCTGGCCCCCGATCTGCGCAAGGCGCAAGGTGCCGCGTACAACGTTCTCAAAGACGCGGTCGAAACGAAGCTTGGCCAGCGCCGCCAAGCGCTCGGCGATGCGGCACTTGCGGCTCGCCTCGCGGCCGAGACGATCGACGTGACCTTGCCCGCCCGGCCGGTGCCGGAGGGCCGCATCCATCCGATCAGCCAGACGATCGACGAGCTTGTGTCGATCTTCGGCGAGATGGGTTTTGCCGTGGCCGAAGGCCCGGACATCGAGAGCGACGACTACAATTTCACGCGCCTCAATATTCCGCCCGAGCATCCGGCCCGCCAGAGCCACGACACGTTCTATCTCGTCGGCAAGGACGGGGCGCAGTACGGCAACGTTCTGCGCACGCATACGAGCCCCGTACAGGTGCGCACGATGCTGGGCCAGAAGCCGCCGATCCGCATCGTGGCACCGGGGCGCACCTATCGGTCCGATTCGGATGCGACGCACTCGCCGAACTTCCACCAGATCGAAGGTCTTGTGATCGACAAGACCTCGAACATGAGCCATCTCAAAGGCTGCCTCGTCGAATTCGTGCGCGCGTTTTTCGAGATCCCCGATCTGCGCTACCGCTTCCGGCCGAGCTACTTTCCATTCACCGAACCCTCGGCCGAAATGGACATCGCCTGCACGCGCGGCAACGGCGAATTGAAACTCGGTGTGGGCGACGATTGGCTTGAGATTCTCGGCTGCGGCATGGTCAACCCGAAGGTGCTCGCCATGTGCGGCATCGATCCGGCCGAGTATCAGGGCTTTGCCTTCGGCATGGGAATCGAGCGCGTGGCGATGCTCAAATACGGCATCCCGGATTTGCGCACCTTCTACGAAGCCGACCTGCGCTGGCTCAAACATTACGGCTTCCTCGCCGTCGACGTTCCCACCCTTTCCGGCGGACTTGCGCGATGA
- the rplT gene encoding 50S ribosomal protein L20 → MARVKRGVTARARHKKVIDQAAGFVGRNGNTFRAALERLEKGLQYAYRDRRNKKREFRGLWIQRINAGAREHGLTYSTLIAGLKKAEVEIDRKVLANIAMTDPAGFGALVEKAKAAL, encoded by the coding sequence ATGGCTCGTGTAAAACGCGGCGTCACCGCGCGTGCTCGCCACAAGAAAGTCATCGATCAAGCGGCCGGTTTTGTCGGCCGCAACGGCAACACCTTCCGCGCCGCTCTCGAGCGTCTCGAGAAGGGGCTGCAATACGCCTATCGCGACCGCCGCAACAAGAAGCGCGAATTCCGCGGCTTGTGGATCCAGCGCATTAACGCCGGTGCGCGCGAGCACGGTCTCACCTATTCGACGCTGATCGCCGGCCTCAAGAAGGCCGAAGTCGAAATCGACCGCAAGGTTCTGGCGAACATCGCCATGACCGATCCGGCCGGTTTTGGCGCCTTGGTTGAAAAGGCCAAGGCCGCCCTCTAA
- the rpmI gene encoding 50S ribosomal protein L35: MPKMKTKSAAKKRFKVTASGKVLAAVGAKRHNLRKRPQKMKRTSRGTFVLTHGEEVRVKRFFLPYA; this comes from the coding sequence ATGCCCAAGATGAAGACCAAGTCGGCCGCCAAGAAGCGGTTCAAAGTCACGGCCAGCGGCAAGGTTCTCGCCGCCGTGGGCGCCAAGCGCCACAATCTGCGCAAACGCCCCCAGAAGATGAAGCGGACCTCGCGCGGCACGTTCGTGCTGACGCATGGCGAAGAAGTGCGCGTGAAGCGCTTCTTCCTGCCCTACGCTTGA
- the infC gene encoding translation initiation factor IF-3: protein MARPSQDAPPAKDGPRINDQIESPDLRLIGAEGEMLGVVNVFDALQLGWDAGLDVVEVSPNAEPPVAKLLDFGKFKYEQQKKANEARKKQKVIEIKEIKMRPGIDDHDYDVKKRAMVRFLDEGDKVKVTLRFRGREMVHQELGHQLLERLREDLTLLAKVESHPRMEGRQMTMVVAPK, encoded by the coding sequence ATCGCCCGACCTTCCCAGGATGCCCCGCCGGCCAAAGACGGCCCGCGGATCAACGACCAGATCGAATCGCCGGACCTGCGCCTGATCGGTGCGGAAGGCGAAATGCTCGGTGTGGTCAACGTCTTCGACGCGCTTCAATTGGGCTGGGATGCCGGCCTCGACGTTGTCGAGGTGAGCCCCAACGCCGAGCCGCCCGTCGCCAAACTGCTCGATTTCGGCAAATTCAAATACGAGCAGCAGAAAAAAGCCAACGAAGCGCGCAAGAAGCAGAAGGTCATCGAGATCAAAGAGATCAAGATGCGCCCCGGCATCGACGACCACGACTACGACGTCAAGAAGCGCGCCATGGTCCGCTTCCTCGACGAAGGCGACAAGGTCAAGGTCACGTTGCGCTTCCGCGGCCGCGAAATGGTGCACCAGGAACTCGGGCACCAGCTGCTCGAACGCCTGCGCGAAGACCTCACGCTTCTGGCCAAGGTCGAATCGCATCCGCGCATGGAAGGCCGCCAAATGACGATGGTCGTCGCCCCGAAGTAA
- a CDS encoding glycosyltransferase family 9 protein, which produces MTEAEASKPKILAIKLGALGDVVQALGPLAAIRKFHADAHIVAMTSAPFASFLRQSPYVDEVWIDPRPHKLNLFGLLSLRAKLRRADFARIYDLQTSARSNFYFSLMGPGKRPDWSGIAPGCSLPHANPKRDAMHTIDRQRDQLAMAGISEVPPPNLDWATAELERFKLPDPYVLLVPGGSAGRPLKRWPIAKYAALATELLAHGAVPVVVGGAAEKSLGATIRAAAPRTRDLTGQTDFAEIVALAREASAAIGNDTGPMHLIAAANCPSIVLFSAESDPALCAPRGSEVAILRRTSLVGLGIDEVMRLLFVRESAKHGTLPPSGTKSGVPARVRAGGP; this is translated from the coding sequence TTGACCGAAGCGGAAGCATCGAAGCCCAAAATTCTGGCAATCAAGCTCGGTGCGCTGGGCGACGTGGTGCAAGCGCTGGGGCCGCTTGCGGCCATCCGCAAGTTCCACGCGGACGCGCATATCGTTGCGATGACCAGCGCGCCGTTCGCGTCGTTCCTGCGCCAAAGCCCGTACGTCGACGAGGTCTGGATCGATCCGCGGCCGCACAAACTCAATCTGTTCGGCCTCTTGTCGCTGCGCGCAAAATTGCGGCGTGCGGATTTCGCGCGCATCTACGATCTGCAGACTTCGGCGCGTTCGAACTTCTATTTCAGCCTGATGGGGCCGGGCAAACGGCCGGACTGGTCGGGCATCGCGCCGGGCTGTTCGTTGCCGCACGCCAACCCCAAGCGCGATGCGATGCACACGATCGACCGCCAGCGCGACCAACTCGCCATGGCCGGCATATCGGAAGTGCCGCCGCCCAATCTCGATTGGGCCACGGCCGAACTCGAGCGCTTCAAATTGCCGGATCCTTACGTGCTGCTCGTTCCCGGCGGCTCGGCCGGTCGGCCGCTCAAGCGCTGGCCGATCGCAAAATATGCGGCACTTGCGACCGAATTGCTGGCGCATGGGGCGGTTCCGGTCGTGGTCGGCGGCGCGGCCGAAAAATCTTTGGGGGCGACCATCCGGGCGGCAGCACCCCGCACGCGCGATCTCACGGGCCAGACGGATTTTGCCGAAATCGTGGCGCTTGCGCGCGAGGCAAGTGCCGCGATCGGCAACGATACCGGGCCTATGCATTTGATTGCCGCTGCAAATTGCCCGTCGATCGTGCTGTTCAGCGCGGAGTCGGACCCGGCTTTGTGCGCACCGCGCGGCTCGGAAGTGGCCATATTGCGGCGGACCAGCCTCGTCGGGCTCGGCATCGACGAGGTCATGCGACTGCTGTTCGTGCGCGAATCCGCGAAGCACGGCACGCTTCCGCCGTCGGGGACCAAATCCGGGGTGCCGGCCAGGGTGCGTGCGGGCGGACCTTGA
- a CDS encoding glycosyltransferase family 4 protein, with protein sequence MASILGENGDGHDLPDIAHDSGGLPQAARVPTIMQVLPSLVTGGVERGTVDIAASLVKAGWRAIVVSQGGPMVRELERAGAQHITLPVASKNPFTMRANVARLEAAIRETGADLVHARSRAPAWSARAAAKRARVPFVTTFHGTYNFATPFKRLYNAIMAKGVRVIAISDFIARHAIENYGVSPAIVRVVHRGIDLAKFDPARVSVERQVKLSRDWRLPDGLPVVMLPGRLTRWKGQTLLIDAVAKLGRRDMVLLLVGADQGRTSYRAELERRVRARGLEGIVRVVDHCADMPAAYMLADVVVSASTDPEAFGRVVAEAQAMGRPVVAPAHGAAPEILIEGKTGWTFAPGKVDALADALALALNLPPQTRQTLAQTAIAHVRANFTKERMSKATLDVYEEVLREAQPEVWT encoded by the coding sequence ATGGCGTCCATTCTGGGCGAAAACGGCGACGGGCACGATTTGCCCGACATCGCACACGACAGCGGCGGGTTGCCGCAGGCGGCGCGCGTGCCGACCATCATGCAGGTTTTGCCATCGCTCGTCACGGGCGGGGTCGAACGCGGCACGGTCGATATTGCTGCTTCCCTCGTCAAAGCGGGCTGGCGCGCGATCGTGGTCTCGCAAGGCGGGCCGATGGTGCGCGAGCTCGAGCGCGCGGGTGCGCAGCACATTACGCTGCCGGTCGCGTCCAAAAATCCATTCACGATGCGCGCGAATGTCGCACGCCTCGAGGCCGCGATCCGCGAAACCGGGGCCGATCTCGTGCATGCGCGCAGCCGCGCACCGGCGTGGTCGGCGCGGGCGGCCGCCAAGCGCGCGCGCGTACCCTTCGTGACGACGTTCCACGGCACCTACAATTTCGCAACGCCCTTCAAGCGCCTCTACAACGCGATCATGGCCAAGGGCGTGCGTGTGATCGCAATTTCGGATTTCATCGCGCGCCACGCGATCGAAAATTACGGCGTGTCGCCGGCCATCGTGCGCGTCGTGCATCGCGGCATCGATTTGGCCAAATTCGATCCCGCGCGCGTGTCGGTCGAGCGCCAAGTCAAACTTTCGCGCGATTGGCGCCTGCCCGACGGGCTGCCGGTCGTGATGCTGCCCGGCCGCCTCACGCGCTGGAAGGGCCAGACGCTGCTGATCGACGCGGTCGCCAAGCTCGGGCGGCGCGACATGGTCTTGCTGCTCGTCGGTGCGGACCAGGGGCGCACGTCGTATCGCGCCGAGCTCGAGCGGCGCGTGCGTGCGCGCGGCCTGGAGGGCATCGTGCGCGTGGTCGACCATTGCGCCGACATGCCGGCCGCTTACATGCTGGCCGACGTGGTCGTGTCGGCCTCGACCGATCCAGAAGCTTTCGGCCGCGTGGTGGCCGAGGCCCAGGCGATGGGCCGCCCAGTCGTCGCCCCCGCGCATGGGGCCGCACCCGAAATCCTGATCGAGGGCAAGACCGGCTGGACTTTTGCGCCCGGCAAGGTCGATGCCCTTGCCGATGCGCTGGCCTTGGCACTCAATTTGCCTCCCCAAACGCGCCAGACTCTGGCACAAACCGCGATTGCGCATGTGCGCGCCAATTTCACCAAAGAACGCATGTCCAAAGCCACGCTCGACGTCTACGAAGAAGTGCTGCGCGAAGCTCAGCCCGAGGTCTGGACTTGA
- a CDS encoding alpha/beta hydrolase codes for MSPDRSPAPTSDSDSVAFFAAARNEAPRIAYRRLAGKSPGVVFCPGFKSDMEGAKATAVSDWAKRRGQACLRFDYRGHGRSDGRFEDGTIGQWFEDTLGVFDALTDGPQIVVGSSMGGWMGLLLARARPDRVAAFVGIAAAPDFTEDLMWDRMPPELRARLERDGVIEQASEYGDHPYTITHKLIEDGRKHLLLRAPLAYEGRVRLLQGMQDKDVPWQWSLKIAETLTTPDAQVVLVKDGDHRLSRDADILLLTQTLDSLCA; via the coding sequence ATGAGTCCCGATCGATCCCCCGCCCCGACATCCGACAGCGACTCGGTCGCGTTTTTCGCGGCCGCGCGCAATGAAGCACCCCGTATCGCCTATCGCCGATTGGCGGGCAAGTCCCCTGGCGTGGTCTTTTGCCCCGGCTTCAAATCGGACATGGAAGGGGCCAAGGCAACCGCCGTCTCCGACTGGGCAAAACGGCGCGGCCAAGCCTGCCTGCGCTTCGACTATCGCGGCCATGGACGCTCCGACGGGCGCTTCGAAGACGGCACGATCGGCCAATGGTTCGAAGATACGCTTGGCGTGTTCGATGCGCTCACCGACGGCCCGCAGATCGTTGTCGGCTCGTCGATGGGCGGCTGGATGGGGCTGCTGCTGGCGCGAGCGCGCCCCGATCGCGTGGCGGCCTTCGTCGGTATCGCCGCCGCCCCCGATTTCACCGAAGACCTCATGTGGGATCGCATGCCGCCCGAACTGCGCGCGCGGCTCGAACGCGACGGCGTCATCGAGCAGGCCAGCGAATATGGCGACCATCCCTACACGATCACGCACAAGCTCATCGAAGACGGCCGCAAGCATCTGCTGCTGCGGGCCCCCCTTGCCTATGAAGGCCGCGTGCGGCTCCTGCAGGGCATGCAGGACAAAGACGTGCCGTGGCAATGGAGCCTCAAAATCGCCGAGACGCTGACCACGCCGGACGCGCAAGTCGTGCTCGTCAAAGACGGCGACCACCGCCTGTCGCGCGATGCCGATATTCTGCTGCTGACACAAACGCTCGACAGCCTGTGCGCCTAA
- a CDS encoding alpha/beta fold hydrolase, with translation MRLIARRGVLAGGFACIAARAHAQTAPAAALVLHGKQGTPNFPALRAVASALERAGLRVAVPEMPWSRSRYLDGPPDKAFGEIADLIAGFKREGAAKIFLAGHSIGATAALGYATSRGGIDGLALLATGHVPTFYALGLGPINATVRDAILRARGLVATGKGETVEEFADNNQGEALRVRMRAADYLGYFDPGGAMDPQAQIARAPCAVLWAIGTRDVLYSSSRSLYFDRLPRDPRHAFFEADADHRGLPQVAAPATAAFFRSLSA, from the coding sequence GTGCGCCTAATTGCGCGGCGCGGCGTACTCGCAGGCGGGTTTGCCTGCATCGCTGCGCGTGCGCACGCGCAGACGGCACCGGCCGCTGCCCTGGTGCTGCACGGCAAACAGGGCACGCCGAATTTTCCGGCTCTGCGCGCCGTGGCAAGCGCACTCGAGCGGGCGGGCTTGCGTGTCGCCGTGCCGGAAATGCCGTGGTCGCGCAGCCGCTATCTCGACGGCCCGCCCGACAAAGCATTCGGCGAGATCGCCGACCTTATCGCGGGCTTCAAACGTGAAGGGGCCGCCAAGATCTTCCTCGCCGGTCATTCGATCGGCGCGACGGCAGCACTCGGCTACGCGACTTCGCGCGGCGGCATCGACGGTTTGGCGCTGCTTGCCACGGGCCATGTGCCGACGTTCTACGCGTTAGGCCTCGGGCCGATCAACGCAACCGTGCGCGACGCGATCTTGCGCGCACGCGGCCTCGTTGCGACAGGCAAAGGCGAAACGGTCGAAGAATTCGCCGACAACAACCAGGGCGAAGCGCTGCGCGTGCGCATGCGTGCTGCCGACTATCTCGGCTATTTCGATCCCGGCGGCGCGATGGACCCGCAAGCGCAGATCGCACGCGCGCCCTGCGCCGTGCTGTGGGCGATCGGTACGCGCGATGTGCTCTATTCGTCGAGCCGCAGCCTCTATTTCGACCGTTTGCCGCGCGATCCACGCCACGCGTTTTTCGAAGCCGACGCCGACCATCGCGGCCTGCCGCAAGTCGCAGCCCCAGCGACAGCCGCGTTTTTCAGATCCTTAAGCGCCTGA
- a CDS encoding SDR family oxidoreductase, producing the protein MSASSFATGALQHPARGNRLFCFGLGYSAMALARRLIGKHWRVAGTCRSAAKADALRAIGIEPFLFDRNAPLADAAAALAGTTHLLSSVPPDAAGDPVIDHHGNDLVRLEGVKWTGYLSTTGVYGDRGGDWVTERDALRPIGPRGRARVAAEEAWLGLGHVGHKVHVFRLAGIYGPGRSALDTLREGRAKRVVKQGQIFSRIHVDDIATTLEASIAKPDAEAVYNVCDDEPAPPQDVIAYAAALLGVPAPPEVPYEEAAKSMSEMARSFYAESKRVSNRRIKDELGVTLAYPDYRIGLKALLASGA; encoded by the coding sequence ATGAGCGCTTCTTCCTTTGCGACCGGTGCTTTGCAGCATCCGGCGCGCGGCAACCGGCTGTTCTGTTTCGGGCTCGGCTACAGTGCCATGGCGCTCGCACGCCGCCTCATCGGCAAACATTGGCGCGTGGCGGGCACCTGCCGCAGTGCGGCCAAGGCCGATGCATTGCGCGCAATCGGCATCGAACCGTTTTTGTTCGACCGCAACGCCCCCTTGGCCGATGCCGCCGCCGCCTTGGCGGGAACCACGCATCTTCTGTCGAGCGTGCCGCCCGATGCGGCCGGCGATCCGGTCATCGACCATCACGGCAACGATCTTGTGCGCCTCGAGGGCGTGAAATGGACGGGGTACCTCTCCACGACCGGCGTGTACGGCGATCGCGGTGGCGACTGGGTTACCGAGCGCGACGCGTTGCGCCCGATCGGCCCGCGCGGGCGTGCGCGCGTGGCGGCCGAAGAAGCGTGGCTGGGCCTCGGCCATGTCGGCCACAAGGTGCATGTGTTCAGGCTCGCGGGCATCTACGGCCCCGGCCGTTCGGCACTCGACACGCTGCGCGAGGGCCGCGCCAAGCGCGTCGTGAAGCAGGGCCAGATTTTCAGCCGCATTCATGTCGACGACATCGCAACCACCCTTGAAGCCTCGATCGCCAAGCCCGATGCGGAGGCTGTCTACAATGTCTGCGACGACGAACCCGCCCCGCCGCAAGACGTGATCGCCTATGCGGCCGCCTTGCTCGGCGTGCCCGCCCCGCCGGAAGTGCCGTACGAAGAAGCCGCCAAGAGCATGAGCGAAATGGCGCGCTCGTTTTATGCCGAGTCCAAACGCGTCTCGAACCGCCGCATCAAAGACGAACTCGGCGTGACGCTCGCCTATCCGGACTATCGGATCGGCCTCAAAGCGCTGCTGGCCTCAGGCGCTTAA
- a CDS encoding tetratricopeptide repeat protein, with amino-acid sequence MKRFAIALALLLAAAPMLALAQQTTPPRTQSPAHSAPRGAGVVRPLPPRVDLGPSADVEYANCLARAAREPELAYEDAMGWARTRGGGEPALHCAAVALFNSGLYRQAAQAFTDMAGRYRDRRVLIRASLAAQAGHAWLAADDSTRAVAAFNVAVDVAPDVATFWIDRAEALAASRKYWEAIDDLNRAADLDPRRGDIFAFRAAAYRKVDAFDLALEDAERAVRLAPRMPEAWLERGILRANKGDKNGARQDWRETLLLDPESPAADAAREQIERMELGVR; translated from the coding sequence ATGAAACGTTTTGCCATCGCCCTCGCCTTGCTGCTCGCAGCAGCCCCGATGCTCGCCCTCGCCCAGCAGACGACGCCGCCGCGCACGCAAAGCCCCGCACATAGTGCGCCGCGCGGGGCCGGCGTGGTGCGGCCTTTGCCGCCGCGCGTCGATCTCGGCCCTTCGGCCGACGTCGAATACGCGAACTGCTTGGCGCGTGCGGCCAGGGAGCCCGAGCTTGCGTACGAAGACGCGATGGGCTGGGCGCGCACGCGCGGCGGCGGCGAGCCTGCTCTGCACTGCGCGGCCGTGGCGCTGTTCAACAGCGGGCTCTATCGCCAGGCAGCCCAAGCTTTCACAGACATGGCCGGGCGCTATCGCGACCGCCGCGTGCTGATCCGTGCAAGCCTCGCCGCCCAAGCGGGCCATGCGTGGCTTGCCGCCGACGATTCCACGCGCGCGGTCGCGGCCTTCAACGTGGCGGTGGACGTGGCACCGGACGTCGCGACCTTCTGGATCGACCGCGCCGAAGCCTTGGCCGCGTCGCGCAAATACTGGGAGGCGATCGACGATCTCAACCGGGCGGCCGATCTCGATCCCAGGCGCGGCGACATCTTCGCGTTCCGGGCGGCCGCCTATCGCAAGGTCGATGCGTTCGATCTTGCCCTCGAAGATGCCGAGCGCGCGGTGCGGCTTGCCCCGCGCATGCCCGAAGCATGGCTCGAGCGCGGCATCTTGCGCGCCAACAAGGGCGACAAAAACGGCGCGCGCCAGGATTGGCGCGAAACGCTGCTGCTCGATCCCGAAAGCCCGGCCGCCGATGCCGCACGCGAACAGATCGAGCGCATGGAACTCGGCGTGCGCTAA
- a CDS encoding glutathione S-transferase family protein: MRILHHLPLSPFCRKVRVALGEKRLEFEMKVEKTWERAPAFLALNPAGTVPVLVDEDGTLVCHSQAICEHLEREYPAVNLIGENPAERAEVRRLVAWFDEKFAREVTDNLYREKLIKRFLTAAEPNSSAIRAGYQNIRYHLDYIGWLAERRKFLAGERYSLADIAAASHISTLDYMGDVPWDVYPRAHEWYARIKSRPAFRPLLADHLPGSPPPAHYADLDF; the protein is encoded by the coding sequence ATGCGCATCCTTCATCACCTTCCGCTCTCGCCCTTCTGCCGCAAAGTGCGCGTGGCGTTGGGCGAAAAGCGTCTTGAATTCGAGATGAAGGTCGAAAAAACCTGGGAGCGTGCGCCCGCTTTCCTCGCCCTCAATCCGGCCGGCACGGTGCCTGTGCTGGTCGACGAAGACGGCACGCTCGTGTGCCATTCGCAGGCGATCTGCGAACATCTCGAGCGCGAATATCCGGCCGTCAATCTGATCGGCGAAAATCCTGCCGAGCGTGCGGAAGTGCGCCGCCTCGTGGCGTGGTTCGACGAGAAGTTCGCGCGCGAAGTGACCGACAATCTCTATCGCGAGAAGCTCATCAAGCGCTTCTTGACGGCGGCTGAGCCCAACTCGTCGGCGATCCGGGCGGGCTACCAGAATATCCGCTACCATCTCGACTATATCGGCTGGTTGGCCGAACGCCGGAAGTTCCTCGCGGGCGAGCGCTACAGCTTGGCCGATATTGCGGCGGCATCCCACATCTCCACGCTCGACTATATGGGCGACGTGCCGTGGGACGTCTATCCGCGCGCGCACGAATGGTATGCGCGCATCAAAAGCCGCCCGGCCTTCCGGCCGCTTTTGGCCGACCATCTGCCGGGCTCGCCGCCGCCGGCCCACTACGCGGACTTGGATTTTTAG
- a CDS encoding exopolysaccharide biosynthesis protein, whose protein sequence is MTQGLGAALQAAVAGDPAARITLGELVEALQARGYGLLLFLFAVPNLTPGPSLPGFSTIFAVPLALVAIQMALGVAHPRLPGFLARLGISRGRAQRVVAAAAPLLARGEKLLRPRGAMLTGPAARRWIGFAALLQAVLLLIPLPLLPLIPSLALVVLALGLAAHDGAAVGIGLAACALAAILFGLALFYGAALLGLA, encoded by the coding sequence GTGACCCAAGGGCTCGGTGCAGCCTTGCAAGCGGCGGTGGCGGGCGATCCGGCCGCCCGCATCACACTTGGCGAACTGGTCGAGGCGTTGCAGGCGCGCGGCTACGGGCTGCTGCTGTTCTTGTTCGCCGTCCCAAACCTCACGCCGGGGCCGAGCCTGCCCGGCTTCTCGACGATCTTCGCGGTTCCGCTCGCGCTTGTGGCGATCCAGATGGCGCTCGGCGTGGCCCATCCGCGCCTGCCGGGGTTTCTTGCAAGGCTGGGTATCTCGCGTGGCCGCGCCCAGCGCGTCGTGGCGGCCGCTGCCCCGTTGCTGGCGCGTGGCGAAAAACTGTTGCGCCCGCGGGGCGCTATGTTGACTGGCCCTGCGGCACGGCGCTGGATCGGCTTTGCCGCCCTGCTGCAAGCCGTGCTGCTGCTGATCCCTTTGCCGCTGCTGCCGCTGATCCCGTCGCTGGCGCTGGTCGTCCTCGCGCTCGGGCTTGCAGCGCACGACGGTGCTGCTGTCGGCATCGGGCTTGCCGCATGCGCGCTTGCGGCGATCTTGTTTGGACTTGCCTTGTTCTACGGGGCGGCGCTGCTGGGCCTCGCCTAA
- a CDS encoding VTT domain-containing protein, which translates to MTPRFPLWVRLVPVLLIAVAAATAIANRDEVSPASLEAAVGLAGAWMGPAFVLAHAAGILVALPRWAFAIAAGLLFGFPEGIAWAVAGTLAGTSLGFFVARFANSGALRPHEWARVGSWIARAEKSGWRAVALARLLPVPGALVTYGFGLSRLRYLSFLLGTALGTLPVAIVFSNLGAAGWTDPEAAKETLVLAVAAALVFVAATALAPRLLRGRA; encoded by the coding sequence ATGACGCCGCGTTTTCCTTTGTGGGTTCGGCTTGTGCCGGTGCTGCTGATTGCAGTTGCCGCCGCGACAGCCATCGCCAATCGCGACGAAGTTTCGCCGGCATCCCTCGAAGCGGCGGTCGGGCTTGCAGGCGCTTGGATGGGGCCAGCGTTCGTGCTCGCCCATGCGGCGGGCATTCTTGTGGCCTTGCCGCGCTGGGCGTTTGCCATTGCCGCCGGGTTGCTGTTCGGCTTTCCCGAAGGCATTGCTTGGGCCGTGGCGGGCACGCTTGCGGGCACGTCGCTCGGCTTTTTCGTCGCACGCTTTGCCAATAGCGGGGCCTTGAGGCCGCACGAATGGGCGCGCGTGGGCTCTTGGATCGCACGCGCCGAAAAGAGCGGCTGGCGCGCCGTGGCACTCGCACGCTTGCTGCCCGTACCGGGTGCGCTCGTCACCTACGGCTTCGGGCTTTCGCGACTGCGCTATCTTTCGTTCCTGCTGGGTACGGCACTCGGCACGTTGCCGGTCGCGATCGTGTTTTCCAATCTCGGTGCCGCCGGTTGGACCGATCCGGAGGCGGCGAAAGAAACGCTTGTGCTGGCCGTCGCTGCGGCTTTGGTCTTCGTCGCGGCCACAGCACTCGCACCGCGCTTGCTGCGGGGCCGCGCGTGA